The proteins below come from a single Zhouia spongiae genomic window:
- a CDS encoding RagB/SusD family nutrient uptake outer membrane protein, protein MRISKIYKALPLLMLAVVGCSKDFLDRVPKDEIASETFWQSVRDTELALNGCYAYVGASVYDAYVDAYADNSYCQYPWESKATVISAGDINATMNDGYNYEGIRRFNYFLDNVDKSPTPEDVKKQYVGEVKVLRAWNYYNLAKKFGAVPLIKEFTLNPEDVAVAPASEEEVMNFVIAELEEAIPNLPDENEYKSRISKASALVLKARVHLFRQEWNEAAAAAQEVMGMGYQLFSVASLSDEDTQDDYSTFVDFADEDDREKFYKGLSSYEQLFWEANEGNAEVIMEAEYIEESQWEYSSGINTLYLADNAGGGWSSVTPTQSMVNAYWDRSGETFVVPTPEERATRYNSGNFSDEYLNEFKNRDTRLYASILYPGALWGHLEPGYVFSWDKGGSNISKTGYNYRKMADPSENAQSGQWKGPQNFPIMRYAEVLLIYAEAKNEVSGPDATVYDAIDLIRERVGMPVVDRDVYSSKDLLREVIRNERRIELAGEGFRWDDMRRWNIGSEVMNSIYSIDNDLAQQRIWNDKYVRLPYPQTAVDRNPNLQDAQSEKGY, encoded by the coding sequence ATGAGAATATCTAAAATATATAAAGCACTGCCATTACTCATGTTAGCTGTGGTGGGCTGTAGTAAGGACTTTCTGGATAGAGTGCCCAAGGATGAGATTGCCAGTGAAACATTTTGGCAGTCTGTAAGAGATACTGAATTGGCACTGAACGGATGTTATGCTTATGTAGGAGCTAGTGTATACGATGCTTATGTCGATGCTTATGCTGATAATTCCTATTGTCAGTATCCCTGGGAGAGTAAAGCGACTGTAATTAGTGCAGGAGATATAAATGCAACGATGAATGACGGTTATAACTATGAAGGTATCAGAAGGTTTAATTACTTTCTTGATAATGTAGATAAGTCTCCGACACCTGAGGATGTTAAGAAGCAGTATGTAGGAGAGGTTAAGGTTCTCAGAGCCTGGAACTACTATAATCTAGCCAAGAAATTTGGTGCAGTACCATTGATCAAAGAGTTTACATTGAACCCTGAAGATGTTGCTGTGGCTCCAGCTTCTGAGGAAGAGGTGATGAACTTTGTGATAGCAGAATTAGAGGAGGCTATCCCGAATCTTCCTGATGAAAATGAATATAAGAGTAGAATAAGCAAGGCATCAGCCTTGGTGTTAAAAGCCAGGGTACATCTTTTTAGACAAGAGTGGAATGAAGCGGCAGCGGCGGCTCAGGAAGTAATGGGAATGGGGTATCAGTTGTTTTCTGTAGCAAGCCTGTCTGATGAAGATACTCAGGACGATTATAGTACATTTGTTGATTTTGCAGATGAGGATGACAGAGAGAAGTTCTATAAAGGGTTAAGCAGTTATGAGCAATTATTCTGGGAAGCAAATGAAGGTAATGCCGAGGTAATTATGGAGGCAGAATATATAGAAGAAAGTCAATGGGAGTATTCAAGTGGTATCAATACCTTATATCTCGCTGATAACGCTGGGGGTGGATGGAGTTCGGTAACTCCTACCCAGAGTATGGTAAATGCTTATTGGGATCGTTCGGGAGAAACTTTTGTCGTGCCTACGCCGGAAGAAAGAGCTACCCGTTACAATAGCGGAAACTTCTCTGATGAGTACTTAAACGAATTTAAAAACAGAGATACCAGGTTGTATGCTTCTATCTTATATCCTGGCGCCTTGTGGGGGCATTTGGAGCCTGGTTATGTATTTAGCTGGGATAAAGGAGGTAGTAATATTTCTAAAACCGGATACAACTACAGAAAAATGGCAGACCCGAGTGAAAACGCTCAAAGCGGTCAATGGAAAGGGCCTCAAAACTTCCCGATCATGAGATATGCTGAAGTATTACTTATTTATGCTGAGGCCAAGAATGAAGTTTCCGGACCTGATGCTACCGTTTATGATGCTATCGATCTGATCAGGGAAAGAGTTGGGATGCCTGTAGTAGACAGAGACGTTTATAGCTCTAAAGATCTTTTGAGAGAAGTAATCAGAAATGAAAGAAGGATAGAGTTGGCAGGAGAAGGATTCAGATGGGATGATATGCGTAGATGGAATATAGGAAGCGAGGTTATGAATAGTATCTATAGCATAGATAACGACCTGGCTCAGCAAAGGATCTGGAATGATAAATATGTACGTCTTCCTTATCCTCAGACAGCCGTGGATAGAAATCCTAATTTACAGGACGCTCAATCTGAAAAAGGGTATTAG
- a CDS encoding DUF3472 domain-containing protein, with product MKGFNKYILLNVFLLALVFSCQPHSEEIVSYMHGVPTVGNSWVVNKPEQNRLMITEEGIKNWSDREAVIRTYFRTDSIGELSVALLCRSQANSKLKVSVDDQVLNVSLNNREWDSIAVGTFKIEKPGYHHIEIQGIQTEDTEFGEIRKFLLGGTAVKGAVTYVKEDFYWGRRGPSVHLTYEVPENKDIRWFYNEISVPEGEDVIGSYFMANGFGEGYFGMQVNSATERRFLFSVWSPYNTQNPKDIPEEYRITLLGKGEGVTTGEFGNEGSGGQSYKVFNWKAGHTYKFLLKAEPSENNSTDYTAYIYTPEEEQWKLIAGFRRPKTATYIKRPHSFLENFRTEAGYVSRMGYYSNQWVQDTEGIWYELTKARFTADATARKGSRLDYAGGSDGNRFFMKNCGFFSGHTQIDTFHEREATGNQPEIDFSGLETPLLN from the coding sequence ATGAAAGGTTTCAATAAGTACATTTTGTTAAATGTTTTTTTGTTGGCATTGGTTTTCTCATGCCAGCCCCATAGTGAGGAGATAGTTAGTTATATGCATGGTGTTCCAACAGTAGGGAATAGCTGGGTGGTCAATAAGCCTGAACAAAATCGTCTGATGATTACTGAGGAAGGAATTAAAAACTGGAGTGATAGAGAAGCTGTAATACGTACATATTTCAGGACAGATAGCATAGGAGAGCTTTCGGTGGCGTTATTGTGCAGGTCACAGGCAAATTCTAAGTTAAAAGTAAGTGTTGATGATCAGGTATTGAATGTAAGTTTAAACAATAGAGAGTGGGATAGTATTGCGGTAGGAACATTTAAAATAGAAAAACCGGGGTATCATCACATAGAAATTCAGGGAATACAAACAGAAGACACCGAATTCGGGGAAATCCGGAAGTTTCTTTTGGGGGGGACAGCTGTCAAAGGGGCTGTTACCTATGTTAAGGAAGATTTTTACTGGGGTAGGAGAGGACCTTCGGTGCATTTAACATATGAGGTTCCGGAAAATAAGGACATACGTTGGTTCTATAATGAGATAAGCGTTCCGGAAGGAGAAGATGTAATCGGTTCATACTTTATGGCAAATGGTTTTGGAGAAGGTTATTTCGGGATGCAGGTAAATTCAGCGACAGAACGTAGATTCCTTTTTTCGGTCTGGAGCCCGTATAATACCCAAAACCCTAAGGACATCCCGGAAGAATACAGAATTACATTATTAGGAAAAGGAGAGGGAGTGACCACAGGAGAATTTGGAAACGAAGGCTCGGGAGGACAGAGCTATAAGGTTTTTAACTGGAAGGCGGGGCACACTTACAAGTTTCTTTTAAAGGCAGAGCCCTCGGAAAACAACTCAACCGACTATACAGCTTATATCTATACACCTGAAGAAGAACAATGGAAATTAATAGCGGGTTTCAGGAGACCTAAAACAGCTACGTATATAAAAAGGCCACATTCTTTTTTGGAAAACTTCAGAACAGAGGCCGGATATGTAAGCAGAATGGGGTATTACTCAAATCAATGGGTACAAGATACTGAAGGGATATGGTACGAGCTGACCAAAGCCAGGTTTACGGCAGATGCAACAGCAAGAAAAGGATCTCGTTTAGATTATGCCGGGGGATCAGACGGTAACAGATTTTTTATGAAAAACTGCGGGTTCTTTAGCGGCCATACTCAAATCGATACCTTTCACGAAAGAGAAGCAACAGGTAATCAGCCGGAAATAGATTTTTCCGGTTTAGAAACCCCATTATTAAATTAA
- a CDS encoding arylsulfatase, whose product MRKITLTLSSIVLLLACKNKTSQEVVKQEVSKPNIIYILADDLGYGEIGAYGQEKIETPNIDALAKQGMMFTQHYTSAPVCAPARYMLLTGKHSGHAYIRGNHEWGERGNVWNYREMAKDSTLEGQLPMPEGTITFAKKLQESGYKTSMYGKWGLGAPHTNAIPTKMGFDEFFGYNCQRQAHTYYPLFLYKNENRVHLNNDTIAPNTRLEKGADPYNIESYKNYTLNEFSPDLMFDEMTSFVTRNKENPFFIYWASPIPHAPLQAPKHWVDYYVKKFGDEEPYTGNKGYFPNRYPHATYAAMISYLDENIGKLVQQLKEEGIYENTLIVFTSDNGPTYNGGVDPEFFDSAKPFKSTYGHGKGFVNEGGIRVPMIASWPGMIETGSKTDHISAHYDMFVTLSDLVGFENTENDGISFLPTLLGRDDQTEHQFMYWEFPLYDGQIAIRMGDWKVIRKNIKNTKKEATLELYNLKTDPMRSDNVADQYPEILEKAAEVLKAQHATPEVERFEIPMLENGLLSK is encoded by the coding sequence ATGAGAAAAATAACTTTAACGCTGTCAAGTATTGTTCTTCTTCTGGCATGTAAAAATAAAACATCGCAAGAGGTAGTTAAACAAGAGGTGTCTAAACCAAATATCATTTATATCCTGGCCGACGATTTAGGCTATGGAGAAATAGGTGCTTACGGACAGGAAAAAATTGAAACTCCGAATATAGATGCGTTGGCAAAACAAGGTATGATGTTTACCCAGCATTATACAAGTGCCCCGGTATGTGCCCCGGCACGTTATATGCTGTTAACAGGAAAACATTCAGGGCATGCCTATATAAGAGGGAACCATGAATGGGGAGAGCGGGGTAATGTATGGAATTACCGAGAAATGGCAAAGGATTCTACCCTCGAAGGACAACTCCCAATGCCGGAGGGCACCATAACTTTTGCAAAGAAGTTGCAAGAATCAGGATATAAAACTTCGATGTATGGAAAATGGGGGCTGGGAGCTCCACATACGAATGCGATCCCTACTAAAATGGGATTTGATGAATTCTTCGGGTACAACTGCCAAAGACAAGCTCATACCTATTACCCGTTATTTTTGTATAAGAATGAAAACAGGGTACACCTGAATAACGATACCATTGCACCTAATACCCGTTTGGAAAAAGGAGCCGACCCGTATAATATAGAGAGTTATAAAAATTATACGCTCAATGAATTTAGTCCTGACTTGATGTTTGATGAAATGACTTCTTTTGTAACCAGAAATAAAGAAAACCCTTTCTTCATATATTGGGCGTCGCCTATTCCGCACGCTCCTTTACAAGCTCCGAAACACTGGGTTGATTATTATGTGAAGAAATTTGGTGATGAAGAACCGTATACAGGAAACAAAGGGTATTTTCCAAACAGATATCCACATGCAACCTATGCAGCTATGATATCATATCTCGATGAGAATATAGGGAAGCTTGTACAACAATTAAAAGAAGAAGGAATCTATGAAAATACATTAATTGTTTTTACTTCCGACAACGGGCCAACATATAACGGAGGTGTTGATCCGGAGTTTTTCGATAGTGCTAAACCTTTTAAATCTACTTACGGACATGGCAAAGGCTTTGTTAATGAGGGAGGTATCAGAGTGCCTATGATAGCCAGTTGGCCGGGTATGATCGAAACTGGTAGTAAAACAGATCACATTTCTGCACATTATGATATGTTTGTTACCTTGTCCGACCTGGTAGGGTTTGAAAATACGGAAAATGACGGAATTAGCTTTTTACCGACCCTATTGGGTAGGGATGACCAAACGGAACACCAGTTTATGTATTGGGAGTTCCCGTTGTACGACGGACAAATAGCGATAAGAATGGGGGATTGGAAAGTAATTAGAAAAAATATTAAAAACACTAAAAAGGAGGCTACACTGGAACTGTATAATCTTAAAACCGACCCGATGAGATCTGATAATGTTGCTGATCAATATCCTGAAATACTGGAGAAAGCTGCAGAAGTTTTAAAAGCCCAACATGCCACCCCTGAAGTAGAGCGGTTTGAAATACCTATGCTTGAAAACGGATTGTTGTCAAAGTAA
- a CDS encoding beta-N-acetylhexosaminidase yields the protein MKIVFGIVLALFVINVKAQHLKVIPQPLDVVVTNSNFKLSPKIKIISAEDDFNTRYLKRILGAEHQLDLQVKEKGKKGIILKIDKTLSGELGNEGYKLDVDNDKIEITAPASTGVFYAIQTLRQLIGKDKTVAGVRITDSPRFEWRAFMLDEARYFKGKEQVKKILDEMAMLKMNVFHWHLTDDQGWRIEIKKYPKLTAVGGFRNNTQIGGWDSEKRSGEPHGGYYTQEEIKEIIAYASDRNITIVPEIEMPGHASAAIAAYPWLGTIGELKEVPVVFGKLPDSYNVANPKVYQFLEDVLLEVMNLFPGKTVHIGGDEVKFDAWKESDYVQRFMKKNSLKTPTDLQIFFTNRISNFLDKHNHRMMGWNEVLGGNVHEWQKAEDVVAKEKLAENTVIHFWKGNLDMVTDAVTGGYDIVNSYHVYTYLDYNYGYTPLEKAYEFDPVPEGLDERYHNKVLGLGCQMWSEWIPTVRNMDGMIFPRIAAYAEVGWTAKGRKDFDVFIDNLNPILKAWKEKGILYAEKYRKADFKK from the coding sequence ATGAAAATAGTTTTTGGGATCGTTCTGGCCCTTTTCGTTATAAATGTAAAAGCTCAACACCTTAAGGTGATACCACAACCCCTGGATGTTGTTGTGACAAACAGTAACTTTAAACTGTCTCCTAAGATTAAAATCATTTCTGCAGAGGATGATTTCAATACACGATATTTGAAAAGGATTTTGGGAGCAGAGCATCAGTTGGATCTTCAGGTAAAGGAAAAAGGAAAAAAAGGAATCATTCTGAAAATTGATAAAACTCTTTCGGGAGAGCTGGGGAACGAAGGATATAAGCTTGATGTAGACAATGATAAAATTGAAATTACAGCTCCGGCTTCAACAGGAGTATTTTATGCCATCCAAACGCTCAGGCAGCTTATCGGAAAAGATAAAACTGTTGCAGGGGTGAGGATTACCGATAGCCCTCGTTTTGAGTGGCGGGCATTTATGCTCGATGAAGCGAGATATTTTAAAGGAAAGGAGCAGGTAAAGAAAATTCTTGACGAAATGGCCATGCTAAAAATGAACGTATTTCATTGGCACTTGACAGATGACCAGGGATGGAGGATCGAAATAAAGAAATACCCGAAGCTGACAGCAGTTGGAGGTTTTAGGAATAATACCCAGATTGGAGGCTGGGATAGCGAAAAGAGATCCGGAGAACCACATGGTGGATATTATACCCAGGAAGAAATAAAGGAAATTATAGCTTATGCTTCGGATAGAAATATAACCATTGTTCCGGAAATCGAAATGCCCGGTCATGCTTCAGCGGCTATTGCAGCCTATCCCTGGTTAGGAACCATAGGAGAATTAAAAGAGGTTCCGGTCGTATTCGGGAAACTTCCGGATTCATATAATGTTGCCAACCCTAAAGTGTATCAGTTTCTGGAAGATGTGCTGTTGGAAGTGATGAATTTGTTTCCCGGTAAAACAGTACATATAGGAGGTGATGAGGTTAAGTTCGATGCGTGGAAAGAAAGTGATTATGTGCAGCGCTTTATGAAGAAAAACAGTCTTAAAACCCCGACAGACCTCCAGATATTTTTTACGAACAGGATATCTAACTTTTTAGACAAACACAACCATCGTATGATGGGATGGAATGAAGTTCTGGGAGGAAACGTGCATGAATGGCAAAAAGCTGAGGATGTGGTGGCTAAAGAAAAACTGGCAGAGAATACCGTTATTCATTTTTGGAAAGGAAACCTTGATATGGTGACAGATGCAGTTACCGGTGGTTATGATATCGTAAATTCCTATCATGTGTATACGTATTTAGATTATAATTATGGATATACCCCCTTAGAAAAAGCATATGAATTTGATCCTGTTCCGGAAGGTTTAGACGAGAGGTATCACAATAAGGTGCTGGGATTAGGGTGTCAGATGTGGAGTGAATGGATCCCGACTGTCAGGAATATGGATGGAATGATTTTTCCACGCATAGCAGCGTATGCAGAAGTGGGGTGGACAGCAAAGGGACGCAAGGATTTTGATGTATTTATAGACAACCTGAATCCGATATTGAAGGCATGGAAAGAAAAAGGGATTCTTTATGCCGAAAAATATAGAAAAGCTGATTTTAAAAAATAA
- a CDS encoding glycoside hydrolase family 2 TIM barrel-domain containing protein — protein MPKNIEKLILKNKNDENKAMIKKKGTTLAGLLIAGYFAYAQQLPKKLSHYIENPQVISENKEAPRATFYSFSTEEKALDNNWRTSENYISLDGTWKFKWVRKPSDRPQDFINPETNVTGWDDIQVPGNWEVEGFGVPIYVNHQYEFADYKAPVSDEMEFVDRIYPANPGKVPGDYNPVGSYRREFTIDASWTEKEVFLHIGAMKSGGFIWINGAYVGYSQGSKLPAEFNISKYMKPGKNTIAIQIFRWTDGSYLECQDFWRISGIERSVYLYAQPKVRVKDVEMMATLDETYKNGVLDLSVDIVNNTEKRKKLEVSYKILDKFGILVANDTQPLKMEAGETTTMNFAAYVLQAMPWTAETPDLYKVIVTTADKKEGTLEVTSNNVGFRTVEIKNGLLKVNGQTITLKGVNTQEHNPRTGHVVSEQQILKDIRLWKENNINAVRLSHYPQSERFYELCDQYGIYVVDEANIESHGMYYGKHSLAKKPEWEKAHIDRMIRMVERDKNHPSVIIWSMGNEAGNGINFFNAYNEIKAHDPQKRPVQYERAYKPEDGNLFDMDTNTDIIVPQYPSPGTFEYIGTSKTDRPFIPSEYAHAMGNSTGNFQDYWDIIEQHDNLQGGFIWDWVDQSIWKTNEKGQKYYAYGGDYGEGMPSDNSFLNNGIIFPDRTPQPALYEVKKAHEFINFKQKGINKADEIRVLVENLYDFINLEQFDITAEIKADGKILKTIPMGAVNVDPHTGKLIRVPLSGVTYEPNTEYFVTLSATLKNDWGILKAGYEVAHEQIALGGKIKWNRAKLENKGIVKIAQNKTELALSGENFKILFDKVNGNMISYAYEGTELIKDGNGPRPNFWRAPTDNDFGNRMQERNIEWKRASIEAKVESFATNKNKDGSVSVAIVYYLPGVETTFESVYSISGNGIVKIDNELNTTAYEADIPRIGMRMQLPKKYDNMSYFGRGPWENYQDRKASAFVDVYQSEVKDQYVPYIRPQENGYKTDVRWVRLSDNDNNGLLIVSSKENAKDLGISALHMLNEDFDATPGISYKQDKKAVEKHATKDDNYSDGMPEVNVSKHTIDIVERDLVQLNIDLEQRGVAGDNSWGARPQEKYQLKGNQKHRYSFYMVPFKGKGVSETLEMTKRYYTAE, from the coding sequence ATGCCGAAAAATATAGAAAAGCTGATTTTAAAAAATAAAAACGACGAGAATAAAGCTATGATAAAAAAGAAAGGGACAACCCTGGCAGGCTTGCTTATAGCCGGATATTTTGCTTATGCCCAGCAACTTCCAAAGAAATTGAGTCATTATATAGAGAACCCGCAAGTGATCTCCGAGAACAAAGAAGCGCCCCGTGCTACTTTTTATTCGTTCTCAACCGAAGAAAAAGCACTTGATAATAATTGGAGAACATCCGAAAATTATATCTCTTTAGACGGAACGTGGAAATTTAAATGGGTGAGAAAACCATCGGATCGTCCGCAGGATTTTATTAACCCTGAAACGAATGTTACCGGCTGGGATGATATACAGGTGCCGGGGAATTGGGAGGTAGAAGGATTTGGCGTTCCCATTTATGTGAATCATCAATACGAATTTGCCGATTACAAAGCTCCCGTTTCGGATGAAATGGAATTTGTCGACAGGATATACCCGGCTAATCCGGGTAAAGTACCAGGCGATTATAATCCTGTTGGATCGTATAGAAGAGAATTTACAATAGATGCTTCATGGACAGAAAAAGAAGTCTTTTTACACATAGGAGCCATGAAGTCCGGAGGTTTTATATGGATTAACGGTGCGTATGTCGGGTATTCGCAAGGTAGTAAATTGCCGGCTGAGTTCAATATATCAAAATATATGAAGCCGGGTAAAAATACCATCGCTATTCAGATATTCAGGTGGACCGATGGTTCGTATCTGGAATGTCAGGATTTTTGGAGGATCAGTGGGATAGAGCGAAGTGTGTATCTCTATGCGCAGCCTAAAGTCCGTGTCAAAGATGTGGAAATGATGGCTACACTCGACGAAACATATAAGAATGGTGTCTTGGACCTTTCGGTAGATATTGTTAATAATACAGAGAAGCGAAAGAAGTTGGAGGTGTCGTATAAGATTCTTGATAAATTCGGGATTTTAGTAGCTAACGATACACAACCACTTAAGATGGAAGCAGGAGAAACTACTACGATGAATTTTGCTGCGTATGTGCTCCAGGCAATGCCGTGGACAGCTGAAACACCTGATCTTTATAAGGTTATTGTTACGACGGCTGATAAGAAAGAGGGCACATTAGAGGTGACATCAAATAATGTTGGATTCAGAACTGTTGAAATTAAAAACGGCCTTTTAAAGGTAAACGGTCAAACGATCACTTTGAAAGGGGTGAATACACAGGAACATAATCCGAGAACCGGTCATGTTGTCAGTGAACAACAGATATTGAAAGACATCCGTCTATGGAAGGAAAACAATATCAATGCAGTTCGATTGAGCCACTATCCGCAATCTGAGAGGTTTTATGAGCTATGTGACCAATACGGGATTTATGTGGTCGATGAGGCCAACATAGAATCGCATGGTATGTATTATGGCAAACATTCTCTGGCAAAAAAACCAGAATGGGAAAAAGCACATATAGATCGGATGATCCGTATGGTTGAACGTGATAAAAACCATCCTTCGGTAATAATCTGGTCTATGGGGAACGAGGCAGGTAATGGAATTAATTTCTTTAATGCCTACAATGAAATAAAGGCACATGATCCGCAGAAAAGACCGGTTCAATACGAAAGAGCATATAAACCGGAAGATGGAAATCTTTTTGATATGGACACCAATACAGATATTATAGTGCCACAATACCCTTCTCCGGGAACTTTTGAGTACATAGGGACATCTAAAACCGATCGCCCGTTCATTCCAAGTGAATATGCGCATGCTATGGGGAACAGTACCGGAAACTTTCAGGATTACTGGGACATCATAGAGCAACACGATAATTTACAAGGAGGCTTTATCTGGGATTGGGTAGATCAGTCTATCTGGAAAACAAATGAAAAAGGACAGAAGTATTACGCTTATGGAGGCGACTATGGAGAAGGGATGCCTTCCGATAACAGCTTCTTGAATAATGGTATTATTTTCCCTGATAGAACTCCGCAACCTGCGCTATATGAAGTTAAAAAAGCGCATGAGTTTATTAACTTTAAACAAAAAGGAATAAACAAAGCCGATGAAATAAGAGTATTGGTTGAGAATCTTTATGATTTTATCAACCTGGAACAATTTGATATTACAGCTGAGATAAAAGCAGACGGTAAAATATTAAAAACAATCCCGATGGGAGCTGTAAATGTTGACCCTCATACGGGAAAACTGATCAGGGTACCATTAAGTGGAGTAACATATGAGCCCAATACGGAGTATTTTGTAACATTGTCTGCCACGCTTAAAAATGACTGGGGTATACTTAAAGCAGGGTATGAAGTTGCCCATGAGCAAATAGCCCTTGGCGGAAAGATTAAATGGAACAGAGCGAAACTCGAAAACAAAGGGATTGTTAAGATCGCCCAAAATAAAACTGAACTTGCCTTGTCTGGAGAAAATTTCAAGATCTTGTTTGATAAGGTTAATGGGAATATGATTTCATATGCTTATGAAGGTACAGAGCTGATAAAGGATGGTAATGGACCTAGACCTAATTTCTGGAGGGCTCCTACTGATAACGATTTCGGAAACAGAATGCAGGAAAGAAATATTGAATGGAAAAGAGCTTCTATAGAAGCAAAAGTAGAGTCGTTCGCAACAAATAAAAATAAAGATGGCTCGGTAAGTGTAGCGATTGTATATTACCTGCCGGGAGTAGAAACCACTTTTGAATCTGTGTATTCTATATCGGGAAATGGAATCGTGAAAATAGATAATGAGTTGAATACAACTGCATATGAGGCCGATATTCCAAGAATAGGTATGCGGATGCAACTGCCAAAGAAATATGATAATATGTCCTATTTCGGCAGAGGCCCCTGGGAGAACTATCAGGATAGGAAAGCTTCTGCATTTGTTGATGTGTATCAATCTGAAGTGAAAGATCAGTACGTACCTTATATTCGTCCGCAAGAGAACGGATATAAAACAGATGTACGATGGGTAAGGTTGTCTGATAATGATAATAATGGACTTTTAATTGTATCTTCAAAAGAGAATGCGAAAGATTTGGGGATAAGTGCATTGCATATGTTGAATGAAGATTTTGATGCCACTCCCGGAATATCGTATAAACAGGATAAAAAAGCGGTTGAAAAACATGCTACTAAAGATGATAACTACAGTGACGGTATGCCGGAAGTGAATGTCAGTAAGCATACCATAGATATCGTAGAAAGAGACCTGGTACAATTAAATATAGATCTCGAGCAACGCGGTGTTGCCGGAGACAATAGCTGGGGTGCCCGACCTCAGGAGAAATACCAGCTAAAAGGAAATCAGAAGCACAGATATTCTTTTTATATGGTTCCGTTTAAAGGGAAGGGTGTTTCAGAAACACTTGAAATGACAAAAAGGTATTATACTGCCGAATAA
- a CDS encoding HPP family protein, with protein sequence MKKEIPVSQIMTTSLINLNLDDSLYKAEELFKKYHIRHLPVIKGKKLVGILSYTDLLRLGYADSIDDNLDADNFVYDTLSVRQVMMGKPVFVSSDTSIRKVSEILSEREFHALPVVNEDKDLVGIITTTDLIKYYHGLLYGV encoded by the coding sequence ATGAAAAAAGAAATTCCGGTATCACAGATAATGACAACCAGTTTGATAAATTTAAATCTGGATGATAGTTTGTATAAGGCCGAAGAGCTTTTTAAAAAATATCATATAAGGCACCTGCCTGTCATTAAAGGAAAAAAGTTAGTAGGGATCTTAAGCTATACCGATTTATTGAGGCTTGGTTATGCCGATAGTATAGATGACAATTTGGATGCAGACAATTTTGTTTACGATACTTTGTCGGTAAGGCAGGTGATGATGGGGAAGCCGGTATTCGTATCTTCCGATACTTCGATAAGGAAAGTGTCTGAAATTCTTTCAGAGAGGGAGTTCCACGCACTGCCTGTTGTAAATGAGGATAAAGATCTGGTAGGTATTATCACAACAACAGACCTTATTAAATACTATCACGGTCTGTTATATGGCGTATAG
- a CDS encoding YpdA family putative bacillithiol disulfide reductase: MKHLDLIVIGGGPIGIACALEAKKKGLSYLIIEKGPIVNSLFNYPINMQFFSSSEKLEIGGVPFISKETKPKRDEALEYYRRIVTSNDLNIHLFEKVISVLKEDSTFHVSTDKTAYSSDYIIVATGFYDIPNLLDIPGEDLAKVSHYYKDPHFYAMQKVAVIGASNSAVDAALECYRKGADVTMIIRGAEIGKRVKYWVRPDIENRITEGSIKAYYNAKVKEIRLSEIIIDTDKGPVAIENDYVIALTGYKPNFKFLEKIGVQLSKDGKYYPHYDERTMETNISNLYLAGVICGGMDTHLWFIENSRIHAQMILGHIMSKQQSKA; encoded by the coding sequence ATGAAACATTTAGACCTCATCGTTATTGGCGGTGGTCCTATTGGGATAGCTTGTGCTTTAGAAGCTAAAAAAAAGGGTCTTTCCTATTTAATTATAGAAAAAGGCCCTATCGTTAATTCGCTATTTAACTACCCGATCAATATGCAGTTTTTCTCTTCTTCCGAAAAGCTTGAAATTGGCGGGGTACCTTTTATCAGTAAAGAGACTAAACCCAAAAGAGATGAGGCATTAGAATACTACAGAAGAATTGTAACCTCAAACGACCTAAACATTCATCTATTCGAGAAGGTCATCTCCGTTTTAAAAGAAGATAGCACATTTCATGTTTCAACAGATAAAACGGCCTATTCATCTGATTACATTATTGTAGCAACTGGATTCTACGACATCCCCAATCTTTTAGATATCCCCGGCGAAGACCTTGCCAAGGTATCTCATTATTACAAAGATCCGCATTTTTACGCCATGCAAAAGGTTGCCGTGATCGGTGCCAGTAATTCTGCAGTAGATGCTGCTTTGGAGTGTTACAGGAAAGGTGCAGACGTTACTATGATCATCAGGGGAGCTGAAATAGGAAAGCGGGTTAAATACTGGGTAAGGCCAGACATTGAAAACCGGATTACAGAAGGCAGCATTAAAGCATACTACAATGCAAAGGTTAAAGAGATAAGGCTTTCGGAGATTATCATTGACACGGACAAGGGGCCTGTCGCGATAGAGAACGACTATGTCATAGCTTTAACAGGTTACAAACCCAACTTTAAGTTCCTGGAAAAAATCGGCGTTCAATTATCAAAAGACGGAAAATACTACCCTCATTATGATGAGAGAACTATGGAAACCAACATAAGCAACCTCTATCTGGCTGGAGTTATTTGCGGAGGCATGGATACACACTTGTGGTTTATAGAAAACTCACGCATACATGCCCAAATGATTTTAGGTCATATTATGAGCAAGCAGCAATCGAAAGCCTGA